One Microplitis demolitor isolate Queensland-Clemson2020A chromosome 2, iyMicDemo2.1a, whole genome shotgun sequence DNA segment encodes these proteins:
- the LOC103570563 gene encoding poly [ADP-ribose] polymerase 1 isoform X2 yields the protein MINIKIATCMTSGTFDGIKEKWFHVECFFKLFHEVKLYEISNIDNIRWEDQKLIRKRIGEDTSFPEIEKQNADFFKLRDELKKLKNAELIRLMEHNEQYLLSKQKAIIKKQCSDFDYNQILSDIRDQVADRMLFGSLQPCKKCDKNIVIFEPGIGYKCLAYLSIGTVQCLYVTDDPKRCKFKLIDEMKNKYGFLGNYEPKIEKRIIQVPPTEDYQYSGQNINENNTSNEIIILRSNNELELSTCVYEDGGVKKSIMLVQTNIQFNENKYYHLEIRKHKRNKTCWLLRKWGRIGTFSREEMVETMKLEECLKKYEELYLQRKKNYTELEKDTNFHDKIDKVTKVAKKPIKNFMKLIYDKNILKEEFRTYGIDLERIPIGKVSENQINKAENVLEELKRKIDDDTLPNRIFHLIDKSNKFYSLIPHAFGYKRPPIIDDLTKYKKEVEELKSLKEMTVPCNFNNPQVKGNRNLLEIFYRKLNVEIEVLQDHDYFKIIKQYLENTHDQLGGRYKIEMKIKNIYFLKKHGNYHDEYEEHSTNIENKKWLWHGTNLINIASILKNGLKIMPLEAHITGSLLGKGIYFSDVATKAAIFSGTKNKNPTGVLLLCEVALGTAEERFEYGFIDELPDQRHSVIGKGRIYPDSNNSFKIPEGVEVPYGRLIFDQTFATQFDHNMYVVYNPNQVKIKYLVEVQFINYKVNDNYRNSDRYQTKRARLS from the exons Atgatcaatataaaaattgcaacctgtatgacg AGTGGAACATTTGATGGAATAAAGGAGAAATGGTTTCATGtcgaatgtttttttaaactttttcacgaAGTAAAACTCTACGAAATTTCGAACATAGATAATATTCGATGGGAAgatcaaaaattgataaggaAAAGAATCG GTGAAGACACTAGTTTTCCagaaatagaaaaacaaaatgctgatttttttaaactaagagatgaattaaaaaagttgaaaaatgcGGAATTGATCAGATTAATGGAACATAATGAACAATATCTTCTTTCGAAGCAAAAAgctatcataaaaaaacaatgcagtgattttgattataatcaaattttatctgaTATTCGGGATCAAGTTGCTGATCGAATGTTATTTGGATCGTTGCAACCATGTAAAAagtgtgataaaaatatagtaatatttGAACCAGGAATCGGTTATAAATGTCTGGCATATTTAAGCATTGGAACAGTTCAATGTTTGTATGTCACAGATGATCCAAAGAGAtgtaaatttaagttaattgacgaaatgaaaaataaatatggttTTCTTGGAAATTACGAGcctaaaattgaaaaaagaataattcAAGTTCCACCTACAGAAGATTACCAGTACTCGGGTCAAAAcattaatgaaaacaatacgagtaatgaaattattatactaCGCTCAAACAACGAACTTGAATTGAGTACTTGCGTTTATGAAGACGGTGGTGTAAAGAAATCGATAATGCTTGTACAAACTAATATTCAGTTCAACGAAAATAAGTATTACCATCTAGAAATTCGCaaacataaaagaaataagaCATGTTGGCTTCTTCGAAAATGGGGAAGAATAGGAACCTTTTCTCGTGAGGAAATGGTTGAAACAATGAAACTCGAAGAAtgtcttaaaaaatatgaagaacTCTATctccaaagaaaaaaaaattacactgaaCTGGAGAAAGACACAAATTTTcatgataaaattgataaggTGACAAAAGTAGCaaaaaaaccaataaaaaattttatgaaacttatctatgataaaaatattttaaaagaagaaTTTAGAACTTACGGGATTGATTTGGAACGAATACCGATTGGAAAAGTATCAGAAAATCAGATTAATAAAGCTGAAAATGTTCTAGAGGAgcttaaaagaaaaattgatgaCGATACATTACCTAACagaatatttcatttaatagataagtccaataaattttattctttgataCCACATGCATTTGGGTATAAACGGCCTCCAATAATAGACGATTTGACAAAGTATAAGAAAGAGGTAGAAGAGTTAAAATCCTTGAAAGAAATGACTGTtccatgtaattttaataatcctCAAGTAAAGGGCAACAGAAATCTATTGGAAATCTTTTATCGAAAGTTGAATGTAGAAATTGAAGTGCTTCAAGACCatgattatttcaaaattattaaacaataccTTGAAAACACTCATGATCAGTTGGGCGGGCGttataaaatagaaatgaaaataaagaatatatattttctcaaGAAACATGGAAATTACCATGATGAGTATGAGGAACACTCtacaaatattgaaaataaaaaatggcttTGGCATGGTaccaatttaattaatattgctaGTATTTTGAAGAACGGCTTGAAAATTATGCCACTTGAAGCGCACATAACAGGATCTTTACTTGGAAAGGGTATTTACTTTTCGGATGTCGCTACTAAAGCGGCAATTTTTTCTGGAACTAAAAATAAGAATCCAACAGGTGTTTTACTTCTTTGTGAAGTTGCTTTGGGTACTGCGGAGGAACGTTTTGAATATGGTTTTATTGATGAATTACCAGATCAACGTCACTCAGTTATTGGTAAAGGCAGAATTTATCCGGATTCTAACAATTCATTCAAGATCCCAGAAGGAGTAGAAGTTCCCTATGGACGGTTGATTTTTGACCAAACATTTGCAACTCAATTCGATCATAATATGTACGTTGTGTATAATCCTAACCAAGTCAAAATCAAATATCTGGTGGAGGTACAATTCATAAATTACAAGGTCAACGACAATTATAGAAATTCAGACCGTTATCAAACTAAAAGAGCTCGACTAAGTTAA
- the LOC103570563 gene encoding poly [ADP-ribose] polymerase 1 isoform X1 codes for MPSIYSLLMNRSLPYKVGYIKVNNYDGIFTSGVKQRELTECTECRRQIEVGCDSDGETMINIKIATCMTSGTFDGIKEKWFHVECFFKLFHEVKLYEISNIDNIRWEDQKLIRKRIGEDTSFPEIEKQNADFFKLRDELKKLKNAELIRLMEHNEQYLLSKQKAIIKKQCSDFDYNQILSDIRDQVADRMLFGSLQPCKKCDKNIVIFEPGIGYKCLAYLSIGTVQCLYVTDDPKRCKFKLIDEMKNKYGFLGNYEPKIEKRIIQVPPTEDYQYSGQNINENNTSNEIIILRSNNELELSTCVYEDGGVKKSIMLVQTNIQFNENKYYHLEIRKHKRNKTCWLLRKWGRIGTFSREEMVETMKLEECLKKYEELYLQRKKNYTELEKDTNFHDKIDKVTKVAKKPIKNFMKLIYDKNILKEEFRTYGIDLERIPIGKVSENQINKAENVLEELKRKIDDDTLPNRIFHLIDKSNKFYSLIPHAFGYKRPPIIDDLTKYKKEVEELKSLKEMTVPCNFNNPQVKGNRNLLEIFYRKLNVEIEVLQDHDYFKIIKQYLENTHDQLGGRYKIEMKIKNIYFLKKHGNYHDEYEEHSTNIENKKWLWHGTNLINIASILKNGLKIMPLEAHITGSLLGKGIYFSDVATKAAIFSGTKNKNPTGVLLLCEVALGTAEERFEYGFIDELPDQRHSVIGKGRIYPDSNNSFKIPEGVEVPYGRLIFDQTFATQFDHNMYVVYNPNQVKIKYLVEVQFINYKVNDNYRNSDRYQTKRARLS; via the exons atgcCGTCAATATATTCCTTATTAATGAATAGATCTTTACCGTATAAAGTTGGatatattaaagtaaataattatgatggaATTTTTACTAGTGGTGTTAAACAACGTGAACTTACAGAGTGTACAGAGTGTAGAAGGCAAATTGAAGTGGGTTGTGATAGTGATGGTGAAACCAtgatcaatataaaaattgcaacctgtatgacg AGTGGAACATTTGATGGAATAAAGGAGAAATGGTTTCATGtcgaatgtttttttaaactttttcacgaAGTAAAACTCTACGAAATTTCGAACATAGATAATATTCGATGGGAAgatcaaaaattgataaggaAAAGAATCG GTGAAGACACTAGTTTTCCagaaatagaaaaacaaaatgctgatttttttaaactaagagatgaattaaaaaagttgaaaaatgcGGAATTGATCAGATTAATGGAACATAATGAACAATATCTTCTTTCGAAGCAAAAAgctatcataaaaaaacaatgcagtgattttgattataatcaaattttatctgaTATTCGGGATCAAGTTGCTGATCGAATGTTATTTGGATCGTTGCAACCATGTAAAAagtgtgataaaaatatagtaatatttGAACCAGGAATCGGTTATAAATGTCTGGCATATTTAAGCATTGGAACAGTTCAATGTTTGTATGTCACAGATGATCCAAAGAGAtgtaaatttaagttaattgacgaaatgaaaaataaatatggttTTCTTGGAAATTACGAGcctaaaattgaaaaaagaataattcAAGTTCCACCTACAGAAGATTACCAGTACTCGGGTCAAAAcattaatgaaaacaatacgagtaatgaaattattatactaCGCTCAAACAACGAACTTGAATTGAGTACTTGCGTTTATGAAGACGGTGGTGTAAAGAAATCGATAATGCTTGTACAAACTAATATTCAGTTCAACGAAAATAAGTATTACCATCTAGAAATTCGCaaacataaaagaaataagaCATGTTGGCTTCTTCGAAAATGGGGAAGAATAGGAACCTTTTCTCGTGAGGAAATGGTTGAAACAATGAAACTCGAAGAAtgtcttaaaaaatatgaagaacTCTATctccaaagaaaaaaaaattacactgaaCTGGAGAAAGACACAAATTTTcatgataaaattgataaggTGACAAAAGTAGCaaaaaaaccaataaaaaattttatgaaacttatctatgataaaaatattttaaaagaagaaTTTAGAACTTACGGGATTGATTTGGAACGAATACCGATTGGAAAAGTATCAGAAAATCAGATTAATAAAGCTGAAAATGTTCTAGAGGAgcttaaaagaaaaattgatgaCGATACATTACCTAACagaatatttcatttaatagataagtccaataaattttattctttgataCCACATGCATTTGGGTATAAACGGCCTCCAATAATAGACGATTTGACAAAGTATAAGAAAGAGGTAGAAGAGTTAAAATCCTTGAAAGAAATGACTGTtccatgtaattttaataatcctCAAGTAAAGGGCAACAGAAATCTATTGGAAATCTTTTATCGAAAGTTGAATGTAGAAATTGAAGTGCTTCAAGACCatgattatttcaaaattattaaacaataccTTGAAAACACTCATGATCAGTTGGGCGGGCGttataaaatagaaatgaaaataaagaatatatattttctcaaGAAACATGGAAATTACCATGATGAGTATGAGGAACACTCtacaaatattgaaaataaaaaatggcttTGGCATGGTaccaatttaattaatattgctaGTATTTTGAAGAACGGCTTGAAAATTATGCCACTTGAAGCGCACATAACAGGATCTTTACTTGGAAAGGGTATTTACTTTTCGGATGTCGCTACTAAAGCGGCAATTTTTTCTGGAACTAAAAATAAGAATCCAACAGGTGTTTTACTTCTTTGTGAAGTTGCTTTGGGTACTGCGGAGGAACGTTTTGAATATGGTTTTATTGATGAATTACCAGATCAACGTCACTCAGTTATTGGTAAAGGCAGAATTTATCCGGATTCTAACAATTCATTCAAGATCCCAGAAGGAGTAGAAGTTCCCTATGGACGGTTGATTTTTGACCAAACATTTGCAACTCAATTCGATCATAATATGTACGTTGTGTATAATCCTAACCAAGTCAAAATCAAATATCTGGTGGAGGTACAATTCATAAATTACAAGGTCAACGACAATTATAGAAATTCAGACCGTTATCAAACTAAAAGAGCTCGACTAAGTTAA